From a single Bacillus pseudomycoides DSM 12442 genomic region:
- the gcvPA gene encoding aminomethyl-transferring glycine dehydrogenase subunit GcvPA: MTKKVHPYIPNMVPEVKEEMLKEIGAESVMELYACIPDELKLKEEMNIPKALTEYELRRHIEGILCKNTSTSEYLNFLGAGCWQHFVPAVCDEVNQRSEFLTAYAGEPYEDHGRFQALFEYQSLVAELVDMDVVNVPTFDWGQAAATAIRMAARITKRTEVLVAQTVSPERMKIIQNYGSPDLEFVFVSYDAENGLLDLEDLKNKISSNVAAIYFENPSYLGFIESQGMEIAEIAKQNDALVVVGVDPISLGVLAPPSHYQADIVCGDLQPLGMHMNYSGGQAGFIATRDEEKFINEYPSRLFGIVPTVKEGEYGFGDVAYDRTSFALREKGKESVGTQTALWGITAGVYLSLLGPNGMYELGQTIMQNSQYAVKQLNKIPGVRGSRLSSPFFKEFLVDFNETGLSVEIINKKLLEKQVFGGKDISKEFPIFGQCALYCVTEVHTKEDLDQLIAALQEIVTN, encoded by the coding sequence ATGACGAAAAAGGTACATCCTTACATTCCAAATATGGTACCTGAAGTAAAGGAAGAGATGTTAAAAGAAATAGGCGCTGAATCAGTGATGGAATTATACGCTTGTATACCGGATGAACTAAAGTTGAAAGAGGAAATGAACATACCAAAGGCGCTTACAGAATACGAGTTGCGTCGCCACATTGAAGGGATATTGTGTAAGAACACGAGTACAAGTGAATATCTAAATTTTCTAGGAGCAGGTTGCTGGCAGCATTTTGTACCAGCAGTTTGCGATGAAGTGAATCAAAGATCGGAATTTCTGACGGCATATGCCGGTGAACCTTACGAGGATCATGGTAGATTCCAAGCGTTATTTGAATATCAAAGTCTAGTAGCTGAACTTGTTGATATGGATGTTGTAAATGTACCGACGTTTGATTGGGGGCAAGCAGCAGCTACAGCGATTCGAATGGCTGCTCGTATTACAAAAAGAACAGAGGTATTAGTAGCGCAAACCGTATCACCTGAAAGAATGAAAATTATTCAAAATTATGGCTCCCCAGATCTTGAATTTGTTTTTGTTAGTTATGATGCTGAGAATGGTCTTCTAGATTTAGAAGATTTAAAGAATAAGATTTCTTCTAATGTGGCAGCCATTTATTTTGAAAATCCTTCCTATTTAGGGTTTATTGAATCACAAGGTATGGAAATTGCGGAAATTGCGAAGCAGAATGATGCACTAGTAGTAGTTGGTGTTGATCCAATTTCACTTGGAGTGTTGGCGCCGCCAAGTCACTATCAAGCGGATATTGTTTGTGGTGATTTGCAGCCACTTGGTATGCACATGAACTATAGTGGAGGACAAGCGGGATTTATTGCTACAAGGGATGAAGAAAAGTTTATTAATGAATATCCTTCACGTCTATTTGGAATTGTGCCAACAGTAAAAGAAGGGGAGTATGGCTTTGGCGATGTGGCTTATGATCGGACATCTTTTGCCCTTCGTGAAAAAGGAAAAGAATCAGTTGGTACACAAACTGCGTTATGGGGAATTACAGCTGGGGTTTATTTATCGTTACTTGGACCGAATGGCATGTATGAATTAGGTCAAACTATTATGCAAAATAGTCAATATGCAGTAAAACAATTGAACAAAATCCCTGGGGTGAGAGGTTCAAGATTAAGTTCTCCATTTTTTAAAGAGTTTCTTGTCGATTTTAATGAGACGGGTTTATCAGTCGAAATCATAAATAAGAAATTACTAGAAAAACAGGTATTTGGAGGAAAGGATATTTCGAAAGAGTTTCCTATATTTGGTCAATGCGCTTTATATTGCGTTACAGAAGTCCATACGAAGGAAGATTTGGATCAGTTAATTGCCGCCCTTCAAGAAATTGTGACGAATTAA
- the purD gene encoding phosphoribosylamine--glycine ligase, with protein sequence MNVLVIGRGGREHALAWKFAQSEQVEKVYVAPGNEGMRDVATPVAIDENDFDALVLFAKENNIGLTFVGPEIPLMNGIVDRFEAEGLRVFGPNKAAAVIEGSKAFTKELMKKYDIPTAAYETFTNYEEAVAYIRKIGAPIVIKADGLAAGKGVTVAMTLEEALQAVKEMLQDVKFGEASKKVVIEEFLDGQEFSLMAFVNGTTVYPMVIAQDHKRAFDGDKGPNTGGMGAYSPVPQIPESAVEVAIETVLHPTAQAMIKEGRSFTGILYAGLILTNEGPKVIEFNARFGDPETEVVLPRLDNDLVDVCNSVLDGEKLVLKWSEEAVIGVVLASKGYPEVYEKGAIIRGLDTLEDAIVFHAGTAMKRGDFVTNGGRVLFVACKAKDLQEAKDKVYKEIAKIKSDGLFYRNDIGYRAIAKVDC encoded by the coding sequence ATGAATGTTTTAGTAATTGGCCGCGGTGGACGTGAGCATGCTTTAGCTTGGAAGTTTGCACAGTCTGAGCAAGTGGAAAAGGTATATGTAGCACCAGGAAATGAAGGTATGAGAGACGTGGCAACGCCAGTTGCTATTGATGAAAATGATTTTGATGCACTTGTTCTGTTTGCGAAAGAGAACAATATAGGTTTAACATTCGTCGGTCCCGAAATTCCGCTTATGAATGGGATTGTCGATCGTTTTGAGGCAGAAGGACTTCGTGTTTTTGGTCCGAATAAAGCAGCGGCTGTGATTGAGGGCAGTAAAGCTTTTACAAAAGAATTGATGAAAAAGTACGATATTCCAACAGCAGCATATGAAACGTTCACGAACTATGAGGAAGCAGTAGCGTATATTCGAAAAATTGGTGCACCAATTGTTATTAAAGCGGACGGTTTAGCAGCTGGTAAAGGTGTAACAGTGGCAATGACGTTAGAAGAGGCATTACAAGCTGTAAAAGAAATGCTGCAAGATGTGAAATTTGGTGAAGCAAGTAAAAAGGTTGTTATTGAAGAGTTTTTAGATGGACAGGAATTCTCTTTAATGGCATTCGTAAATGGAACAACTGTTTATCCAATGGTAATTGCACAAGATCATAAACGCGCTTTTGATGGTGATAAAGGACCGAATACAGGAGGAATGGGTGCATATTCTCCAGTACCACAAATTCCAGAATCAGCGGTTGAAGTAGCGATTGAAACGGTTTTACATCCAACCGCTCAAGCGATGATCAAAGAAGGCCGTTCATTTACAGGCATTTTATATGCAGGTCTTATTTTAACAAACGAAGGCCCAAAAGTAATTGAGTTTAATGCTCGTTTTGGAGATCCGGAAACAGAAGTTGTACTGCCTCGTTTAGACAATGATTTAGTTGATGTATGTAATAGCGTTTTAGATGGAGAAAAATTAGTACTTAAATGGTCTGAAGAAGCGGTTATTGGTGTAGTACTTGCTTCAAAAGGATATCCTGAAGTATATGAAAAAGGCGCTATTATTCGCGGATTAGATACATTAGAAGATGCAATTGTTTTTCATGCAGGTACAGCTATGAAGCGTGGAGATTTCGTAACAAACGGTGGTCGTGTACTATTTGTTGCTTGTAAAGCAAAAGACTTACAAGAAGCGAAAGATAAAGTATATAAAGAAATCGCGAAAATTAAGAGTGATGGGTTATTTTATCGAAATGATATAGGATACCGCGCAATTGCAAAGGTAGATTGCTAG
- a CDS encoding SDR family NAD(P)-dependent oxidoreductase — protein sequence MERDYFQLKDKVAVVTGAASGIGYATATIFAEVGAAVILLDIDEEKGMQAAQSLRDEGQRVEFLKCDVTSELDCKNVSEHIRQVYGSVDVLFNNAGIIRRKTVVELEEREWDSVINVSLKGVYLLSKYIIPIMAEKQGGSIINTGSGWGLKGGDKAAAYCAAKAGVVNLTKAMAIDHGPQNIRVNCICPGDTDTQLLRDEAKQLNVEEGTFLKESATDRPLSRIGTPRDIAKGVLFLASDLSSWVTGTELVVDGGGLA from the coding sequence ATGGAAAGAGATTATTTTCAATTAAAGGATAAAGTGGCGGTTGTAACTGGGGCGGCATCAGGAATTGGGTATGCGACTGCAACAATTTTTGCTGAAGTAGGGGCTGCCGTTATTCTTTTAGATATTGATGAAGAAAAGGGTATGCAAGCTGCACAGAGTTTACGAGATGAGGGACAGCGAGTAGAGTTTTTGAAGTGCGATGTAACAAGTGAATTAGATTGTAAGAATGTTAGCGAACATATTAGGCAGGTATATGGAAGTGTAGATGTGTTGTTTAACAATGCGGGAATTATTAGAAGAAAAACAGTTGTTGAATTAGAGGAAAGGGAGTGGGATTCAGTTATTAATGTTTCATTAAAAGGTGTATACCTATTATCTAAATATATCATTCCAATTATGGCTGAAAAGCAAGGTGGGAGTATTATCAATACAGGTTCCGGATGGGGGCTAAAAGGAGGCGATAAAGCAGCTGCTTATTGTGCTGCAAAGGCCGGTGTTGTGAACTTAACGAAGGCGATGGCAATTGATCATGGTCCGCAAAATATTCGAGTGAATTGTATATGTCCTGGTGATACAGATACACAGTTACTACGTGACGAGGCGAAGCAATTAAATGTGGAAGAGGGAACATTTTTGAAAGAGTCAGCAACAGATCGACCTCTATCAAGAATTGGTACGCCTCGTGATATCGCAAAAGGTGTTTTATTTTTAGCTAGCGATTTGTCATCTTGGGTGACAGGAACGGAACTTGTTGTTGATGGTGGAGGTTTAGCATAA
- a CDS encoding sigma-54 interaction domain-containing protein, with protein MSTITAITKIIHTFSELLQIEIAYFNHEGLLVSSTEEYKKKKGERVYLPFFQKLYEHPITFVHKPGHMNMCHGCHFQKSCPSTAEIIQNMIQNERHYGYLSFVSFSKNKQQKLIDQQKEFIYWMEKLKGIITAIIHETNYSTPTMGTKLKQTEYILGNSHTLQNIKEILKNMKSSTSSIVITGETGTGKSLMAKLIHEQSMFQRGDFIEINCASIPESLFESELFGYEEGAFTGARKKGKPGYFEMADRGTLFLDEIADLPLHLQPKLLKVLQDGVVQRIGGTLPKKVNIRIIAASNQSLEKLMESKQFRSDLYYRLNVIPIHLPPLRERKEDLKKLVPFLIEKLQTRTGKFIQTYTDDFLEKLKQYHWPGNIRELENILEYSMNMEKSSQLTQSSLPGFLQHNITQPQSPSKECSTLKEAEKESIIKKLHYYGYDYEGKKQAAADLGISVRTLYRKMEKLGISGSTR; from the coding sequence TTGTCTACAATCACAGCAATCACAAAAATTATTCATACCTTTTCCGAACTCTTACAAATAGAAATCGCCTATTTCAACCATGAAGGGCTATTAGTTTCTTCAACGGAAGAATATAAAAAGAAAAAAGGAGAACGTGTCTACCTCCCATTTTTCCAAAAACTATACGAGCATCCCATTACCTTTGTACATAAGCCAGGACATATGAATATGTGTCATGGTTGTCACTTTCAAAAGAGCTGTCCATCAACTGCAGAAATTATACAAAACATGATTCAAAATGAACGCCACTACGGTTATCTTTCATTCGTTAGTTTTTCAAAAAATAAACAACAGAAGTTAATCGACCAGCAAAAAGAATTTATCTATTGGATGGAAAAATTAAAAGGGATTATTACTGCTATCATTCATGAAACCAATTATTCCACTCCCACAATGGGCACGAAATTAAAACAAACTGAATATATCCTTGGGAACAGCCATACATTGCAAAACATAAAAGAAATCTTAAAAAATATGAAAAGTAGTACTTCCTCTATTGTTATTACTGGAGAAACAGGGACGGGAAAAAGCTTAATGGCAAAACTTATTCATGAACAGAGCATGTTCCAAAGAGGAGATTTCATTGAAATAAATTGTGCTAGTATTCCTGAATCTTTATTCGAAAGTGAACTCTTTGGCTATGAGGAAGGTGCATTTACGGGAGCAAGGAAAAAAGGAAAACCAGGTTACTTTGAAATGGCCGATCGAGGAACACTATTTTTAGATGAAATTGCCGATCTCCCTCTCCATTTACAACCAAAACTATTGAAAGTACTGCAAGATGGTGTTGTACAAAGAATTGGTGGAACACTTCCTAAAAAAGTGAATATCCGGATTATCGCTGCATCTAATCAATCATTAGAAAAATTGATGGAATCTAAACAATTCCGTTCCGATCTTTACTACAGACTAAATGTTATTCCTATCCATTTACCACCATTAAGAGAAAGAAAAGAAGACTTAAAAAAACTAGTTCCCTTCTTAATTGAAAAATTACAAACAAGAACAGGAAAATTCATTCAAACTTATACAGATGATTTTTTAGAAAAGTTAAAGCAATATCACTGGCCTGGGAACATTCGTGAACTAGAGAACATTTTAGAATACAGTATGAATATGGAAAAGAGTAGCCAATTAACCCAATCATCCTTACCGGGATTCCTACAACATAATATAACTCAACCACAGTCACCTTCAAAAGAATGCAGTACATTAAAAGAGGCCGAAAAAGAGAGTATTATTAAAAAGCTTCATTATTATGGATATGATTATGAAGGAAAAAAACAGGCTGCTGCTGATTTAGGAATTAGTGTTCGAACATTATACAGGAAGATGGAGAAGCTTGGGATTTCAGGATCAACTAGATAA